Proteins from a genomic interval of Haliaeetus albicilla chromosome 13, bHalAlb1.1, whole genome shotgun sequence:
- the KCNK1 gene encoding potassium channel subfamily K member 1, translated as MLQSLAGSSCVRLVEQHRSAWCFALLVLGYLLYLVFGAVVFSSVELPYEDLLRQELGKLKQRFLEEHACLSEQQLEQFLMRVLEASNYGVSVLSNASGNWNWDFTSSLFFASTVLSTTGYGHTVPLSDGGKAFCIIYSVIGIPFTLLFLTAVVQRIIVYVTRRPVLYFHIRWGFSKQVVAIIHAIVLGFITVSCFFLIPAAIFSVLEDDWNFLESFYFCFISLSTIGLGDYVPGEGYNQKFRELYKIGITCYLLLGLIAMLVVLETFCELHELKKFRKLFYVKKDKEEDQVHIMEHDQLSFSSISDQAASMKDDQKANEPFVTSQSPTSNDSSLNN; from the exons ATGTTGCAGTCGTTGGCGGGCAGTTCCTGCGTGCGGTTGGTGGAGCAGCACCGCTCCGCTTGGTGCTTCGCTCTGCTGGTGCTGGGTTACCTGCTCTACCTGGTGTTCGGCGCCGTGGTCTTCTCCTCGGTGGAGCTGCCCTACGAAGACCTGCTGCGCCAGGAGCTGGGCAAGCTGAAGCAACGCTTCCTGGAGGAGCACGCCTGCCTCtcggagcagcagctggagcagtttTTGATGCGGGTGCTGGAGGCCAGCAACTACGGCGTCTCGGTGCTCAGCAACGCTTCGGGCAACTGGAATTGGGACTTCACCTCCTCCCTCTTCTTCGCCAGCACCGTCCTCTCCACCACGG gCTATGGACACACAGTGCCTTTATCTGATGGAGGAAAGGCCTTCTGCATCATCTACTCAGTCATCGGGATCCCGTTCACACTGCTTTTCCTGACAGCAGTGGTACAGCGCATCATTGTATATGTCACCAGGCGGCCTGTACTGTATTTCCACATTCGCTGGGGCTTCTCCAAGCAGGTTGTTGCAATCATCCACGCTATAGTCCTTGGGTTCATCACTGTCTCGTGCTTCTTCTTAATCCCAGCAgcaatattttctgttctggaaGATGACTGGAATTTTTTGGAatctttttacttctgtttcatttctctgAGCACCATTGGCCTTGGAGACTATGTGCCAGGAGAAGGCTACAATCAAAAATTCCGAGAGCTGTATAAAATCGGAATTACAT GTTATCTGTTGCTGGGCCTTATTGCAATGTTGGTAGTTCTCGAGACTTTCTGTGAACTCCATGAGCTCAAAAAGTTTAGGAAGTTGTTTTATGTGAAGAAGGACAAGGAAGAGGACCAAGTGCATATAATGGAACACGACCagctctccttctcttccatctCAGACCAAGCAGCCTCCATGAAGGACGATCAGAAGGCCAATGAGCCTTTTGTGACTTCCCAGTCCCCAACTTCCAATGACAGCTCTCTAAACAATTAA